A section of the Pseudomonas lini genome encodes:
- a CDS encoding imelysin family protein, whose product MFRPKLLFTSLAALALGACSPQDPQAVTSAAIAKQVILPTYSRWVEADRQLAVSALAFCQGKENLETARADFLHAQKAWAELQPLLIGPLAEGNRSWQVQFWPDKKNLVGRQVEQLVTAQPQIDAAALAKSSVVVQGLSAYEYILFDSKVDMADSAQKAKYCPLLTAIGERQKQLAEEILSRWNTNDGMLAQMSKFPNQRYADSHEAIADLLRVQVTALDTLKKKLGTPMGRQSKGTPQPFQADAWRSQSSLKSLEASLSAAQTVWVGVDNKGLRGLLPSEQKTLADKIDAAYAASLKLLASNQRSLTDMLTDDAGRQQLNAIYDSLNVVHRLHEGELAKALGIQLGFNANDGD is encoded by the coding sequence ATGTTCCGTCCCAAATTGTTGTTCACCAGCCTTGCCGCCCTCGCCCTGGGTGCCTGTTCGCCCCAGGATCCGCAAGCGGTCACATCGGCGGCCATCGCCAAGCAAGTCATCCTGCCGACCTACAGCCGCTGGGTCGAAGCCGACCGGCAACTGGCGGTCAGCGCCCTGGCCTTCTGCCAAGGCAAGGAAAACCTCGAAACCGCCCGCGCCGACTTCCTGCACGCGCAGAAAGCCTGGGCCGAGTTGCAACCGCTGCTGATCGGGCCGTTGGCCGAAGGCAACCGTTCGTGGCAGGTGCAGTTCTGGCCGGACAAGAAAAACCTCGTGGGCCGTCAGGTCGAGCAACTGGTCACCGCGCAACCGCAGATCGATGCCGCCGCCCTGGCCAAGTCCAGCGTTGTGGTTCAGGGGCTCTCGGCCTATGAATACATCCTGTTCGACAGCAAAGTCGACATGGCCGACAGCGCGCAGAAAGCCAAATACTGCCCGCTGCTGACCGCCATTGGCGAACGCCAGAAGCAACTGGCCGAAGAGATCCTGTCGCGCTGGAATACCAACGACGGCATGCTCGCGCAGATGAGCAAATTCCCGAACCAGCGCTACGCCGATTCCCACGAAGCCATCGCCGATCTGCTGCGCGTGCAAGTGACGGCGCTGGACACCCTGAAGAAAAAACTCGGCACGCCGATGGGCCGTCAGAGCAAAGGCACGCCACAGCCGTTCCAGGCCGATGCGTGGCGTAGCCAATCGTCGCTGAAAAGCCTGGAAGCGAGCCTGAGCGCGGCGCAAACCGTCTGGGTCGGTGTCGACAACAAAGGCCTGCGCGGTCTGTTGCCGAGCGAGCAGAAAACCTTGGCTGACAAGATCGACGCGGCCTACGCAGCGTCCCTGAAACTGCTCGCCAGCAATCAGCGCTCGCTGACCGACATGCTCACTGACGATGCCGGGCGCCAGCAGCTCAACGCGATCTACGACAGCCTCAACGTTGTCCATCGTCTGCACGAAGGCGAGTTGGCCAAGGCGCTGGGCATCCAACTGGGCTTCAACGCCAACGACGGTGACTGA
- a CDS encoding imelysin family protein: MIRMPLATASLLAIAISLAGCGEGKDKAAAPQAPTPAASTAAPAAPAATGKVDEAAAKAVVAHYADIVFAVYSDAESTAKTLQTAVDAFLAKPNADTLKAAKAAWVAARVPYLQSEVFRFGNTIIDDWEGQVNAWPLDEGLIDYVDKSYEHALGNPGATANIIANTKVQVGEDKVDVKDITPEKLASLNELGGSEANVATGYHAIEFLLWGQDLNGTGPGAGNRPATDYLEGKGATGGHNDRRRAYLKSVTQLLVNDLQEMVGNWKPNVADNYRATLEAEPAETGLRKMLFGMGSLSLGELAGERMKVSLEANSPEDEQDCFSDNTHNSHFYDAKGVRNVYLGEYTRVDGSKMTGASLSSLVAKADPAADTALKADLAATEAKLQIMVDHANKGEHYDQLIAAGNTAGNQIVRDAIASLVKQTGSIEAAAGKLGISDLNPDNADHEF; the protein is encoded by the coding sequence ATGATTCGTATGCCTCTGGCCACCGCCAGTCTGCTGGCCATCGCTATTTCCCTCGCCGGTTGCGGCGAAGGCAAAGACAAGGCTGCCGCTCCACAAGCGCCGACCCCGGCCGCCAGCACCGCTGCCCCGGCTGCGCCTGCTGCTACCGGTAAAGTCGATGAAGCCGCCGCCAAGGCTGTGGTCGCGCACTACGCCGACATCGTCTTCGCCGTTTATAGCGATGCCGAATCCACCGCGAAAACCCTGCAAACCGCCGTCGACGCATTCCTCGCCAAGCCGAACGCCGACACCCTGAAAGCCGCCAAGGCTGCCTGGGTCGCGGCCCGCGTGCCTTACCTGCAGAGCGAAGTGTTCCGCTTCGGCAACACCATCATCGACGACTGGGAAGGTCAGGTGAACGCCTGGCCACTGGACGAAGGCCTGATCGACTACGTCGACAAATCCTACGAACACGCACTGGGTAACCCGGGCGCCACCGCCAACATCATCGCCAACACTAAAGTTCAGGTCGGCGAAGACAAGGTCGACGTGAAAGACATCACCCCGGAAAAACTCGCCAGCCTGAACGAGCTGGGTGGTTCCGAGGCCAACGTCGCCACCGGCTACCACGCCATCGAATTCCTGCTCTGGGGCCAGGACCTGAACGGCACCGGCCCTGGCGCCGGCAACCGCCCGGCTACCGATTACCTGGAAGGCAAAGGCGCTACCGGCGGTCACAACGATCGTCGTCGCGCTTACCTGAAGTCCGTGACCCAACTGCTGGTCAACGACCTGCAAGAAATGGTCGGTAACTGGAAGCCGAACGTGGCCGACAACTACCGCGCCACCCTGGAAGCGGAACCCGCTGAAACCGGCCTGCGCAAAATGCTGTTCGGCATGGGCAGCCTGTCCTTGGGCGAACTGGCGGGCGAGCGCATGAAGGTTTCCCTGGAAGCCAACTCCCCGGAAGACGAACAGGATTGCTTCAGCGACAACACCCACAACTCGCACTTCTACGATGCCAAAGGCGTGCGTAACGTGTACCTGGGCGAATACACCCGCGTCGATGGCAGCAAAATGACCGGCGCCAGCCTGTCGTCGCTGGTCGCCAAAGCCGACCCGGCAGCCGATACCGCGCTGAAAGCCGACCTGGCTGCGACCGAAGCCAAGCTTCAGATCATGGTCGATCACGCCAACAAGGGTGAGCACTACGACCAACTGATCGCTGCCGGCAACACCGCTGGCAACCAGATCGTGCGCGACGCCATCGCCTCGCTGGTCAAGCAGACCGGTTCGATCGAAGCGGCCGCCGGCAAACTGGGCATCAGCGACCTGAACCCGGACAACGCTGATCACGAGTTCTGA
- a CDS encoding putative bifunctional diguanylate cyclase/phosphodiesterase, whose amino-acid sequence MKLELKNSLSVKLLRVVLLSALIVGVVLSCAQIVFDAYKTRQAVASDAQRILDMFRDPSTQAVYSLDREMGMQVIEGLFQDDAVRMASIGHPNEAMLAQKTRELQHSNSRWLTDLILGNERTFTTQLVGRGPYSEYYGDLSITLDTATYGKGFIVSSVIIFISGVLRAMAMALVLYLVYHWLLTKPLSRIIEHLTEINPDRPSAHKIPQLKGHERNELGIWINTANQLLESIERNTHLRHEAENSLLRMAQYDFLTGLPNRQQLQQQLDKILVDAGKLQRRVAVLCVGLDDFKGINEQFSYQAGDQLLLALADRLRAHSGRLGALARLGGDQFALVQADIEQPYEAAELAQSILDDLEAAFALDHQEIRLRATIGITLFPEDGDSTEKLLQKAEQTMTLAKTRSRNRYQFYIASVDTEMRRRRELEKDLRDALIRDQFYLVYQPQISYRDHSVVGVEALIRWQHPEHGLVPPDLFIPLAEQNGTIIAIGEWVLDQACKQLREWHDQGFDLRMAVNLSTVQLHHAELPRVVNNLLQMYRLPPRSLELEVTETGLMEDISTAAQHLLSLRRSGALIAIDDFGTGYSSLSYLKSLPLDKIKIDKSFVQDLLDDDDDATIVRAIIQLGKSLGMQVIAEGVETAEQEAYIISEGCHEGQGYHYSKPLPARELSAYLKQAQRSNAVIL is encoded by the coding sequence TTGAAGCTGGAACTCAAGAACAGCTTGTCGGTGAAGTTGCTCCGGGTCGTGCTCCTGTCGGCATTGATCGTCGGCGTGGTCTTGAGCTGCGCGCAGATCGTTTTCGATGCCTATAAAACACGTCAGGCCGTAGCCAGCGATGCCCAGCGCATCCTCGACATGTTCCGCGACCCCTCGACCCAGGCCGTCTACAGCCTGGACCGGGAAATGGGCATGCAGGTGATCGAAGGCCTGTTTCAGGACGACGCCGTGCGCATGGCCTCCATCGGCCATCCTAACGAAGCCATGCTTGCGCAAAAAACCCGTGAACTGCAGCACTCCAACAGCCGCTGGCTGACTGACCTGATCCTCGGCAACGAACGCACCTTCACCACCCAACTGGTGGGCCGCGGGCCCTACAGCGAGTACTACGGCGACCTGAGCATTACCCTCGACACAGCCACCTACGGCAAGGGCTTCATTGTCAGCTCGGTGATCATCTTCATCTCTGGTGTATTGCGCGCCATGGCCATGGCCCTGGTGCTGTATCTGGTCTATCACTGGTTGCTGACCAAACCGCTGTCGCGGATTATCGAGCACCTGACCGAAATCAACCCGGACCGGCCCAGCGCCCACAAGATTCCGCAGCTCAAGGGTCATGAGAGAAACGAGTTGGGCATCTGGATCAACACCGCCAACCAGTTGCTCGAATCCATCGAGCGCAACACTCACCTGCGCCACGAAGCGGAAAACAGCCTGCTGCGCATGGCCCAGTACGACTTCCTCACCGGTTTGCCGAATCGCCAGCAATTGCAGCAACAACTGGACAAAATCCTCGTCGACGCCGGCAAATTGCAGCGCCGGGTCGCGGTGCTGTGTGTCGGGCTCGATGATTTCAAGGGCATCAACGAACAGTTCAGCTATCAGGCCGGCGACCAATTGCTGCTGGCCCTGGCCGATCGCCTGCGAGCCCACAGCGGCCGCCTCGGCGCGCTCGCCCGTTTGGGTGGCGACCAGTTTGCACTGGTCCAGGCCGACATCGAACAACCCTATGAAGCAGCCGAACTGGCCCAAAGCATTCTTGATGATCTGGAAGCGGCGTTCGCCCTCGATCATCAGGAAATCCGCCTGCGCGCCACCATCGGCATCACCCTGTTCCCCGAGGACGGTGACAGCACCGAGAAGTTGCTGCAAAAAGCCGAGCAGACCATGACCCTGGCCAAGACTCGCTCGCGCAACCGTTATCAGTTCTATATCGCCAGCGTCGACACGGAAATGCGTCGGCGCCGCGAGCTGGAAAAAGACCTGCGCGATGCCTTGATCCGCGACCAGTTCTACCTCGTTTATCAACCGCAGATCAGCTACCGCGATCATAGCGTGGTGGGTGTCGAGGCGTTGATTCGCTGGCAGCATCCCGAACACGGGCTGGTGCCGCCGGACCTGTTTATCCCGCTGGCCGAGCAGAACGGCACCATCATCGCCATCGGCGAATGGGTGCTGGATCAGGCCTGCAAACAATTGCGCGAATGGCACGATCAGGGTTTCGACCTGCGCATGGCGGTGAACCTGTCCACCGTGCAATTGCACCACGCCGAGTTGCCGCGAGTGGTCAACAACCTGCTGCAGATGTACCGCCTGCCACCGCGCAGCCTGGAGCTGGAAGTCACCGAAACCGGCCTGATGGAAGACATCAGCACCGCCGCCCAGCACTTGTTGAGCCTGCGTCGCTCCGGCGCGCTGATCGCCATCGACGACTTCGGCACCGGTTATTCATCACTGAGCTATTTGAAAAGCCTGCCGCTGGACAAAATCAAGATCGACAAGAGCTTCGTTCAGGACCTGCTCGATGACGACGACGACGCGACCATCGTTCGCGCCATCATCCAGCTGGGCAAGAGCCTGGGCATGCAGGTGATCGCCGAAGGCGTGGAAACCGCCGAGCAAGAGGCCTACATCATCTCCGAAGGCTGCCATGAAGGTCAGGGCTATCACTACAGCAAACCGCTGCCGGCACGGGAGTTGAGCGCCTATCTCAAGCAAGCCCAACGCAGTAATGCAGTCATTCTCTGA
- a CDS encoding DUF1513 domain-containing protein → MLRRQALTLGSLLLGAVTLGGWTLFKQKDQSPLLLSARDDGDGKHYAVGYRLDGTRVFATQVGQRCHDIINHPTLPIALFVARRPGTESYLIDLRDGTLLQTVVSQPNRHFYGHAVIHQSGDWLYATENDTSDPGRGLLGVYKFEGERLVHSGELSTHGVGPHQVSWMPDGETLIVANGGIRTEAESRVEMNLNAMEPSLVLMQRDGTLLSKETLAQQMNSVRHLGVASDGTIVAGQQFMGAAHESSELLAIKRPGQPFVAFPVPEHQLQAMGHYTASVAVHSELRLVALTAPRGNRFFIWDLDSGEVCLDAPLPDCAGVGAVADGFVVTSGQGRCRYYDCRQTTLVAKPLELPAGLWDNHLHLI, encoded by the coding sequence ATGCTGCGACGCCAGGCTCTGACGTTAGGGAGTTTGCTGCTGGGTGCGGTGACACTGGGCGGCTGGACGCTGTTCAAGCAAAAAGACCAAAGCCCGCTGCTGCTCTCGGCGCGCGACGATGGTGACGGCAAGCACTACGCCGTCGGTTATCGGCTGGACGGCACCCGGGTGTTTGCCACCCAGGTCGGCCAGCGTTGCCACGACATCATCAACCATCCGACGCTGCCGATAGCGCTATTCGTCGCTCGGCGTCCGGGGACCGAGAGTTACCTGATCGACCTGCGCGACGGCACGTTGCTGCAAACCGTGGTCTCGCAGCCGAACCGGCACTTCTACGGTCACGCAGTGATTCACCAGAGTGGCGACTGGTTGTATGCCACCGAGAACGACACCTCCGATCCGGGCCGTGGCCTGCTCGGTGTGTATAAGTTCGAAGGTGAGCGGCTGGTGCACAGCGGCGAGCTTTCCACCCACGGTGTCGGCCCGCATCAGGTGTCGTGGATGCCCGATGGCGAGACGCTGATTGTGGCCAACGGCGGCATTCGCACCGAAGCCGAAAGCCGGGTCGAGATGAACCTCAACGCGATGGAACCGAGCCTGGTGTTGATGCAGCGCGATGGCACTTTGTTGAGCAAGGAAACACTGGCCCAGCAGATGAACAGCGTGCGGCATCTGGGCGTCGCCAGCGACGGTACCATCGTCGCCGGCCAGCAGTTCATGGGCGCTGCCCACGAGTCATCGGAGCTGCTGGCGATCAAGCGTCCCGGCCAACCGTTCGTGGCGTTCCCGGTGCCCGAGCATCAGTTGCAAGCCATGGGGCATTACACCGCCAGCGTCGCCGTACACAGCGAACTGCGTCTGGTCGCCCTGACCGCGCCGCGGGGCAACCGCTTTTTTATCTGGGACCTGGACAGCGGTGAAGTATGCCTGGATGCGCCACTTCCCGACTGCGCTGGCGTCGGGGCCGTGGCCGATGGTTTTGTCGTGACCTCCGGTCAAGGACGATGCCGGTACTACGATTGCCGTCAGACAACCCTTGTTGCAAAACCTCTGGAGCTGCCTGCCGGGCTCTGGGACAACCATCTGCATCTCATCTGA
- a CDS encoding di-heme oxidoredictase family protein, translating to MPSLPLRLSALLLALGLSACDDAPRFTQAEPGEARSGGSATVRKTDQNAFSLPSANLPPSRRVDFSVGNSFFRSPWVIAPSTTTARDGLGPLFNTNACQNCHIKDGRGHPPAPDAPNAVSMLVRLSIPDAPAYAKVIEQLGVVPEPVYGGQFQDMSVPGVVPEGKVRVDYTPVPVRFKDGSEVELRKPTLQITQLGYGPMHPDTRFSARIAPPMIGLGLLEAIPDEAILANAEAQAREKNGIAGRPNRVWDDAQQKTVLGRFGWKAGQPNLNQQNVHAFSGDMGLTTSLRTVDDCTDAQTACKQAPNGNGPDGEPEVSDNILRLVLFYSRNLAVPARRDVGAPQVLAGKNLFFQAGCQSCHTPKYTTAANAAEPELANQVIRPYSDLLLHDMGDGLADNRSEFQASGRDWRTPPLWGIGLTQAVSGHTQFLHDGRARNVLEAVLWHGGEAKAAQQQVLSFNAEQRAALLAFLNSL from the coding sequence ATGCCCTCGCTGCCTCTTCGCTTGTCCGCACTGTTGCTGGCCCTGGGCCTGAGTGCCTGCGATGACGCCCCGCGTTTTACCCAGGCCGAACCCGGTGAAGCCCGCTCCGGCGGCAGTGCGACGGTGCGCAAGACCGATCAGAACGCATTCTCCCTGCCGTCCGCCAATCTGCCGCCGTCACGGCGCGTCGATTTCAGCGTCGGCAACAGTTTCTTTCGCAGCCCTTGGGTGATTGCCCCATCGACCACCACCGCCCGCGATGGCCTTGGCCCGTTGTTCAATACCAATGCCTGCCAGAACTGCCACATCAAAGACGGGCGCGGTCACCCGCCCGCACCCGATGCGCCGAACGCGGTGTCGATGCTGGTGCGTCTGTCGATCCCTGATGCGCCGGCCTACGCCAAAGTCATCGAACAATTGGGCGTGGTGCCGGAGCCGGTCTACGGCGGGCAGTTCCAGGACATGTCGGTGCCCGGCGTCGTCCCGGAAGGCAAGGTGCGCGTCGATTACACGCCGGTCCCGGTGCGTTTCAAGGACGGCAGCGAAGTCGAGTTGCGCAAGCCGACCCTGCAGATCACTCAACTCGGCTATGGCCCGATGCACCCCGATACGCGTTTCTCGGCGCGCATCGCACCGCCGATGATTGGCCTGGGCTTGCTTGAAGCGATCCCCGACGAGGCCATTCTGGCTAACGCCGAGGCTCAGGCGCGAGAGAAGAACGGCATCGCCGGACGACCGAACCGGGTCTGGGACGACGCGCAGCAGAAAACCGTCCTCGGGCGATTTGGCTGGAAGGCCGGGCAACCGAACCTCAATCAACAAAACGTTCACGCGTTCTCTGGTGATATGGGCCTCACGACCAGCCTGAGAACCGTTGATGACTGCACCGACGCGCAAACTGCTTGCAAGCAGGCACCCAACGGCAATGGCCCGGATGGCGAGCCGGAAGTCAGTGACAACATTCTGCGGCTGGTGCTGTTCTACAGCCGTAATCTCGCGGTGCCGGCCCGTCGCGATGTCGGCGCGCCGCAAGTGCTGGCCGGCAAGAATCTGTTTTTCCAGGCGGGATGCCAGTCCTGCCATACCCCGAAATACACCACCGCCGCCAACGCCGCGGAACCTGAATTGGCCAATCAAGTGATTCGCCCTTACAGCGACCTGCTGCTGCATGACATGGGCGACGGCCTGGCCGACAACCGCAGCGAATTCCAGGCCAGCGGCCGCGACTGGCGCACCCCGCCGTTGTGGGGCATCGGCCTGACGCAGGCGGTCAGCGGCCACACCCAGTTTTTGCATGACGGCCGCGCCCGTAACGTGCTCGAAGCCGTGCTCTGGCATGGCGGCGAGGCAAAAGCGGCGCAGCAACAGGTTTTGTCTTTCAATGCCGAGCAGCGCGCGGCGTTGCTGGCGTTTTTGAATTCCCTTTAA
- a CDS encoding efflux RND transporter periplasmic adaptor subunit: protein MLRRRMLIMLGVVLLIVLVLAGYKAFSIYTMMQGFSAPKPPISVAVATATERPWQSRLPTVGTLTALQGVDLSLEIAGTVKEVQFESGQKVKAGQPILQLETSVETALLATAQADLGLAQLDYGRGSQLVGSQAISKGEFDRLSAVLQKSRATVNQLKAALERRRILAPFSGTIGIRQVDVGDYVASGTMIATLQDISSLYVDFFVPEQSVPKIALGQPVQIIVSAYPTESFPGTISAINPKVESSTRNVLVRATLANPDDKLLPGMFASLQVMLPDPQPRIVVPESAITYTLYGNSLYVVAQKKAEDGSLEKDDKGEPILIAERRFIETGERRDGMVMITKGVQNGEKVVTGGQIKLDHGAHIAISDDKTLAEKSSQPRAD, encoded by the coding sequence ATGCTGCGTCGCCGCATGCTGATCATGTTGGGTGTTGTTCTGCTAATCGTGCTGGTCCTGGCCGGTTACAAAGCCTTCTCCATCTATACGATGATGCAGGGTTTCTCCGCGCCGAAACCGCCGATAAGTGTCGCGGTGGCCACCGCCACCGAACGTCCGTGGCAAAGCCGTTTGCCTACGGTTGGCACCCTCACGGCGCTGCAAGGGGTCGACCTGAGCCTGGAGATCGCCGGCACCGTCAAGGAAGTGCAGTTCGAGTCGGGACAGAAGGTCAAGGCCGGCCAACCGATCCTGCAACTCGAGACCTCCGTTGAAACTGCCCTGCTGGCAACTGCTCAAGCAGACCTGGGACTGGCGCAACTGGATTATGGTCGCGGCAGCCAATTGGTGGGCAGCCAGGCCATTTCCAAAGGCGAGTTCGACCGACTCTCGGCGGTGTTGCAAAAGAGCCGGGCCACGGTCAATCAGCTCAAGGCGGCCCTGGAGAGAAGGCGCATCCTCGCCCCGTTCAGCGGGACCATCGGCATTCGTCAGGTAGACGTCGGCGACTACGTGGCCAGCGGCACGATGATCGCCACCCTGCAAGACATCAGCAGCCTCTACGTCGACTTCTTCGTGCCCGAACAATCGGTGCCGAAAATCGCCCTCGGCCAACCGGTACAAATCATTGTCTCGGCCTATCCGACAGAGAGTTTCCCCGGCACCATCAGTGCAATCAACCCGAAGGTCGAGAGCAGCACCCGCAACGTGCTGGTGCGCGCAACCCTGGCCAACCCCGATGACAAACTGCTGCCGGGGATGTTCGCCAGCCTGCAGGTAATGTTGCCTGATCCGCAGCCACGCATCGTCGTGCCGGAAAGCGCGATCACCTACACCCTTTATGGCAATTCGCTGTACGTCGTCGCGCAGAAAAAGGCCGAAGACGGCAGCCTCGAAAAAGATGACAAGGGCGAGCCGATTCTGATCGCCGAGCGGCGCTTTATCGAAACCGGCGAGCGTCGCGATGGAATGGTCATGATCACCAAAGGCGTGCAGAACGGCGAAAAAGTGGTCACGGGGGGCCAGATCAAACTGGACCACGGCGCGCACATTGCCATCAGCGACGACAAGACCCTAGCCGAGAAGAGCAGTCAGCCGCGCGCTGACTGA